From Coffea arabica cultivar ET-39 chromosome 2e, Coffea Arabica ET-39 HiFi, whole genome shotgun sequence, the proteins below share one genomic window:
- the LOC113723458 gene encoding uncharacterized protein has protein sequence MEDREWVAWKLAEVLPCVMVQQVLAVVGPDGAFPDRMILLASTSGQFSLSSTYREVREMKPLSFLFRQIWDASVPLKVSFFMLRLLSNRLPLDDVLVARGFQLPSKCSCCLVSNTESLRHLFLEGELATTVWQFFGSVGRLALNVNHVWVWLIGWWLKPMKSEQLRFMFRILPSLICWHIWKARNTAVFQGSVQLPTEFASRGQSIITRAADMCATGL, from the exons ATGGAGGATAGGGAATGGGTCGCGTGGAAGCTAGCTGAAGTCCTACCTTGCGTCATGGTACAACAGGTATTGGCGGTGGTTGGGCCGGATGGGGCCTTCCCTGATAGAATGATATTGTTAGCGTCAACCTCGGGTCAGTTTTCGTTATCGTCTACATATAGAGAGGTTCGTGAGATGAAGCCGTTGTCATTCCTCTTTCGCCAGATATGGGATGCGAGTGTCCCCCTGAAGGTGTCATTCTTTATGCTTCGTTTGTTGTCTAACCGCCTTCCCTTGGATGACGTGTTGGTGGCACGTGGTTTTCAGCTTCCATCCAAGTGTTCATGTTGTCTGGTATCGAATACTGAATCCCTTCGTCACTTGTTCTTGGAGGGGGAACTTGCAACTACGGTGTGGCAGTTTTTTGGCTCGGTAGGTAGGTTGGCTCTGAATGTCAACCATGTCTGGGTGTGGTTGATTGGTTGGTGGCTCAAGCCGATGAAATCAGAGCAGCTTAGGTTCATGTTCCGGATCTTACCTTCTCTCATCTGTTGGCATATTTGGAAGGCTAGGAACACAGCGGTGTTCCAGGGGTCCGTGCAGCTTCCTACTGAG TTTGCAAGCAGAGGCCAAAGCATTATTACTCGGGCTGCAGATATGTGTGCAACGGGGCTTTAG